One Nitrospirota bacterium DNA segment encodes these proteins:
- a CDS encoding response regulator, translating into MRILIADDDFTSRTLLRHFLSSYGEVDVTVNGAEAVEAYMMAIDEGYGYDLICLDIMMPDMDGVSALQKIRTKEKAMGITPDEEVKIIMTTSLDAPKDVLDSYYRGLNRCNHYLTKPVDTRKLSALLETYGLVRQ; encoded by the coding sequence ATGAGAATACTGATAGCTGATGATGATTTTACAAGCCGCACGTTGCTTAGACACTTTCTTTCATCTTACGGAGAGGTTGATGTTACTGTTAACGGAGCCGAGGCAGTGGAGGCTTACATGATGGCAATAGATGAGGGCTATGGGTATGACCTTATATGTCTTGATATCATGATGCCTGATATGGACGGGGTGTCAGCACTGCAAAAAATCAGAACTAAAGAAAAAGCTATGGGAATAACACCCGATGAAGAGGTGAAAATCATCATGACTACGTCTTTGGATGCTCCCAAAGACGTACTTGACTCCTACTACCGCGGTCTAAACAGATGTAACCATTACCTCACAAAACCTGTTGATACCAGAAAACTGTCAGCATTGCTTGAAACTTACGGTTTGGTCAGACAATAA